A genomic region of Oncorhynchus mykiss isolate Arlee chromosome 2, USDA_OmykA_1.1, whole genome shotgun sequence contains the following coding sequences:
- the LOC110534298 gene encoding cytochrome P450 11B, mitochondrial-like: MWSVSVSPSVFQGIQGMCVSVRQAACVRIQRGMCVCPAGTVAGLGVEGVNPARGGPAERGGGRGLRRFEEIPHTGSSGWLNLVKFWREDRFKLLHKHMERTFNTLGPIYRERLGTQSTVNILLPSDISELFRSEGLHPRRMTLQPWATHRETRQHSKGVFLKNGAEWRADRLLLNREVMMAPAVRRFLPLLDEVARDFCCQLATRVEKDGGKEERGHSLTIDPSPDLFRFALEASCHVLYGERIGLFSTSPSQESQKFIFAVERMLATTPPLLYLPPRLLWRLGAPLWTQHATAWDIIFSHAEKRIQRGVQRLRSTQAAGGGSGGAEGEFTGILGQLMDKGQLSLELIRANITELMAGGVDTTAVPLQFALYELGRNPAVQEQVRVQVKAAWARAGGDAHKALQGAPLLKGLVKETLRLYPVGITVQRYPVRDIIIQNYHIPAGTCVQACLYPLGRSRDVFQDPERFDPGRWGTQESGEGPGGGGGFRSLAFGFGARQCVGRRIAENEMQLLLMHILLSFRLSVSSSEELSTKYTLILQPETPPRITFSTL; encoded by the exons ATGTGGAGTGTATCTGTGAGCCCGTCCGTGTTCCAGGGGATACAGGggatgtgtgtgtccgtgcgacAAGCAGCGTGTGTGAGGATACagagggggatgtgtgtgtgtccggcggggacagtggcagggctcggtgtggagGGGGTAAACCCTGCCAGAGGGGGTCCTGCGGagaggggtggaggtagagggctGAGGCGGTTTGAGGAGATCCCCCACACGGGCAGCAGTGGCTGGCTCAACCTGGTGAAGTTCTGGAGAGAAGACAGATTTAAACTATTACACAAACACATGGAGAGGACCTTCAACACCCTTGGCCCCATTTAcag GGAGCGTCTGGGCACCCAGAGCACTGTGAATATCCTGCTGCCGTCTGACATCAGTGAGCTGTTCCGCTCTGAGGGCCTTCACCCCCGACGCATGACCCTGCAGCCATgggccacacacagagagacacggcAGCACAGCAAGGGAGTCTTCCTCAA GAACGGGGCAGAGTGGCGTGCCGACCGTCTCCTGCTCAACAGGGAGGTGATGATGGCTCCTGCCGTACGTCGCTTCCTGCCCCTCCTAGACGAAGTAGCGAGGGATTTCTGTTGTCAGCTAGCGACCCGTGTGGAGAAAGacggaggaaaggaggagagggggcacAGTCTGACTATCGACCCCAGCCCTGACCTCTTCCGCTTCGCCCTGGAAG CCAGTTGTCATGTCCTGTATGGAGAGCGTATCggtctcttctccacctctccctcccaggAGTCTCAGAAGTTTATTTTTGCAGTTGAGAGAATGTTGgccaccacccctcctctcctctacctgcccCCCCGTCTGCTGTGGCGCCTGGGCGCCCCCCTCTGGACACAACACGCCACTGCATGGGACATCATCTTCAGCCACG CCGAGAAAAGGATCCAGAGAGGAGTCCAGCGTCTGCGCTCCACCCAGGCTGCGGGAGGTGGTAGTGGGGGTGCAGAGGGAGAGTTCACAGGGATCCTGGGTCAGTTGATGGATAAAGGACAGTTGTCTCTGGAGCTCATTAGAGCCAACATCACTGAACTCATGGCCGGGGGAGTGGACACG ACAGCAGTGCCCCTGCAGTTTGCCCTGTATGAGTTGGGTCGTAACCCGGCAGTGCAGGAACAGGTCAGAGTTCAGGTGAAGGCAGCGTGGGCAAGAGCCGGCGGTGACGCCCACAAGGCCCTGCAGGGGGCGCCACTACTGAAGGGACTCGTCAAGGAGACCCTCAG GTTATATCCAGTGGGAATTACTGTCCAGAGATATCCAGTCAGAGACATCATCATCCAGAACTACCACATACCTGCTGGG ACATGTGTCCAGGCATGTCTGTATCCTCTGGGGAGAAGTCGTGACGTGTTTCAGGATCCAGAGCGTTTTGACCCTGGTCGCTGGGGGACTCAGGAGTCTGGAGAGGGGCCTGGGGGTGGTGGAGGGTTCCGCTCCCTGGCGTTTGGATTCGGGGCCAGGCAGTGTGTTGGCAGGAGGATCGCTGAGAACGAAATGCAGCTGCTACTGATGCAC atCCTGTTGAGTTTCCGTCTCAGTGTGTCGTCTTCAGAGGAGCTCAGCACCAAATACACCCTAATCCTCCAGCCTGAAACCCCACCACGCATCACCTTCagcacactctga
- the LOC118938207 gene encoding complexin-3-like: MRDHFRKKYQLSKSSKDTSHLSAAQGKVALPRQLAKLIGPETPAKDDGYSLLSAFQGLNFNMGMLGGKQTKSSTPMSVNGEACKVM; the protein is encoded by the exons ATGAGGGATCACTTCAGGAAGAAGTACCAGCTCTCCAAG AGTTCCAAGGACACCAGCCACCTGAGTGCGGCGCAAGGGAAAGTGGCACTCCCCCGTCAACTGGCTAAACTGATTGGTCCTGAGACCCCGGCCAAGGACGATGGCTACAGCCTGCTGAGCGCCTTCCAAGGCCTCAACTTCAACATGGGGATGCTTGGAGGCAAGCAGACCAAGTCGTCCACTCCAATGTCAGTCAACGGAGAGGCCTGCAAAGTCATGTGA
- the LOC110536568 gene encoding dual specificity protein kinase CLK2 isoform X1, with protein sequence MGKTELYSVYKNFLDCLCLSRSSSEGPGKNEKAPDDGHLAYQNGDVLQERYEVISLLGEGTFGKVVTCVDRRRAGARVALKIIKNMEKYRQAAKLEINVLEKINEKDPHNKHQCVQMLDWFDYHGHVCISMELLALSTFDFLKENNFLPYCMDHIRQMAYQICLAVNFLHINKLTHTDLKPENILFVNSDYTITYNAEKKRDERKVKDTTVRLVDFGSATFDHEHHSTIISTRHYRAPEVILELGWSHPCDVWSIGCILFEYYEGFTLYQTHDNQEHLAMMERVRGPLPSTMICKTRKQKYFHCRRLDWNDNSKAGRYVKDHIKPLWRYRLSEAKEHHQFFDLLEKMLEYEPSKRLSLSSALLHPFFLPLRRGSKAWESTRNICR encoded by the exons ATGGGGAAGACAGAGTTGTACTCTGTGTATAAGAACTTTCTggactgtctctgcctctct CGGAGCAGCAGTGAGGGGCCAGGGAAGAACGAGAAGGCCCCTGATGATGGTCACCTGGCCTACCAGAATGGAGACGTTCTACAAGAGAGAT ATGAGGTTATCAGTCTGTTGGGAGAGGGCACCTTTGGGAAGGTGGTGACGTGTGTGGACCGGCGCAG ggctgGGGCACGTGTAGCTCTGAAGATCATTAAGAACATGGAGAAGTACAGACAAGCTGCTAAACTGGAGATCAATGTCCTGGAGAAAATCAATGAGAAAGACCCACACAACAAACA tcAATGTGTTCAGATGCTGGACTGGTTTGACTACCATGGTCATGTGTGTATATCCATGGAGCTGCTAGCCCTCAGCACTTTTGACTTCCTGAAGGAGAACAACTTCCTGCCGTACTGTATGGATCACATCCGCCAGATGGCCTACCAGATCTGCCTCGCTGTCAACT TTCTCCATATCAACAAGCTGACCCACACTGACCTCAAACCTGAGAACATCCTGTTTGTCAACTCTGACTACACCATCACTTACAACGCTGagaag AAGCGGGATGAGAGGAAAGTGAAGGATACAACAGTAAGGCTGGTGGATTTTGGCAGTGCCACGTTTGACCACGAACACCACAGCACCATCATATCTACACGCCACTACCGCGCTCCTGAAGTTATTCTGG AGCTGGGCTGGAGTCATCCGTGTGATGTCTGGAGTATCGGCTGCATCCTGTTTGAGTACTATGAAGGCTTCACCCTATATCag ACCCATGACAACCAGGAGCAcctggccatgatggagagagtaCGGGGACCTCTCCCCTCTACGATGATCTGCAAGACCAG GAAGCAGAAGTATTTTCACTGCAGGCGTCTAGACTGGAACGATAACTCCAAGGCAGGACGATACGTCAAAGACCACATTAAACCTCTATGG aGATACCGGTTATCAGAAGCTAAGGAGCATCATCAGTTCTTTGACCTGTTGGAGAAGATGCTGGAGTACGAGCCCTCCaaacgcctctctctctcctccgccctcctccatcccttcttcctACCACTCCGTAGGGGCAGCAAGGCCTGGGAGAGCACCCGGAACATCTGCCGATGA
- the LOC110536568 gene encoding dual specificity protein kinase CLK2 isoform X2 codes for MGKTELYSVYKNFLDCLCLSRSSSEGPGKNEKAPDDGHLAYQNGDVLQERYEVISLLGEGTFGKVVTCVDRRRAGARVALKIIKNMEKYRQAAKLEINVLEKINEKDPHNKHQCVQMLDWFDYHGHVCISMELLALSTFDFLKENNFLPYCMDHIRQMAYQICLAVNFLHINKLTHTDLKPENILFVNSDYTITYNAEKRDERKVKDTTVRLVDFGSATFDHEHHSTIISTRHYRAPEVILELGWSHPCDVWSIGCILFEYYEGFTLYQTHDNQEHLAMMERVRGPLPSTMICKTRKQKYFHCRRLDWNDNSKAGRYVKDHIKPLWRYRLSEAKEHHQFFDLLEKMLEYEPSKRLSLSSALLHPFFLPLRRGSKAWESTRNICR; via the exons ATGGGGAAGACAGAGTTGTACTCTGTGTATAAGAACTTTCTggactgtctctgcctctct CGGAGCAGCAGTGAGGGGCCAGGGAAGAACGAGAAGGCCCCTGATGATGGTCACCTGGCCTACCAGAATGGAGACGTTCTACAAGAGAGAT ATGAGGTTATCAGTCTGTTGGGAGAGGGCACCTTTGGGAAGGTGGTGACGTGTGTGGACCGGCGCAG ggctgGGGCACGTGTAGCTCTGAAGATCATTAAGAACATGGAGAAGTACAGACAAGCTGCTAAACTGGAGATCAATGTCCTGGAGAAAATCAATGAGAAAGACCCACACAACAAACA tcAATGTGTTCAGATGCTGGACTGGTTTGACTACCATGGTCATGTGTGTATATCCATGGAGCTGCTAGCCCTCAGCACTTTTGACTTCCTGAAGGAGAACAACTTCCTGCCGTACTGTATGGATCACATCCGCCAGATGGCCTACCAGATCTGCCTCGCTGTCAACT TTCTCCATATCAACAAGCTGACCCACACTGACCTCAAACCTGAGAACATCCTGTTTGTCAACTCTGACTACACCATCACTTACAACGCTGagaag CGGGATGAGAGGAAAGTGAAGGATACAACAGTAAGGCTGGTGGATTTTGGCAGTGCCACGTTTGACCACGAACACCACAGCACCATCATATCTACACGCCACTACCGCGCTCCTGAAGTTATTCTGG AGCTGGGCTGGAGTCATCCGTGTGATGTCTGGAGTATCGGCTGCATCCTGTTTGAGTACTATGAAGGCTTCACCCTATATCag ACCCATGACAACCAGGAGCAcctggccatgatggagagagtaCGGGGACCTCTCCCCTCTACGATGATCTGCAAGACCAG GAAGCAGAAGTATTTTCACTGCAGGCGTCTAGACTGGAACGATAACTCCAAGGCAGGACGATACGTCAAAGACCACATTAAACCTCTATGG aGATACCGGTTATCAGAAGCTAAGGAGCATCATCAGTTCTTTGACCTGTTGGAGAAGATGCTGGAGTACGAGCCCTCCaaacgcctctctctctcctccgccctcctccatcccttcttcctACCACTCCGTAGGGGCAGCAAGGCCTGGGAGAGCACCCGGAACATCTGCCGATGA